A stretch of Synechococcus sp. WH 8020 DNA encodes these proteins:
- a CDS encoding metallophosphoesterase family protein, with the protein MQTSRRLFLKLLATTAISRGLLNAVQAAPHQKTFASGDALERGDHRFALISDLNGPYGSTLYSPTVARGLDLISELQPDLVLCAGDMVAGQKISLTDSQLEAMWSSFQSTILNPLLQQGIGMIPTMGNHDASSQKGASQYVFARERHQAERFWERQKSRLGLEFIDAKQYPFQFSVQQPGLFVVVIDASSAKVDRAQRQWLEQALASESRSSDDCCVVMGHLPLTAISQGRDRAGECIEDAMHLTDLMQRHRVDLYLSGHHHAWYPGELKGQRLLSLGAMGNGPRRLLGTQRTSDPSLTLLDLFPATKTVLETTFSLKTLEPISLNSLPKQLSSKSFPTLDRRETSWSYGS; encoded by the coding sequence ATGCAAACAAGTAGACGGTTATTTCTGAAGCTGTTAGCAACCACGGCAATCAGTCGGGGGTTGCTGAATGCTGTTCAAGCAGCTCCCCATCAGAAAACGTTCGCATCAGGGGATGCCTTAGAGCGAGGAGATCATCGCTTTGCCTTGATCAGTGATCTCAACGGACCTTATGGGTCAACCCTCTACAGCCCAACCGTTGCAAGAGGACTTGATCTGATCTCTGAACTGCAACCAGATCTGGTCCTTTGCGCAGGAGACATGGTGGCCGGCCAGAAGATCAGCCTGACGGATTCTCAGCTGGAGGCGATGTGGAGCAGCTTCCAATCCACCATTCTCAATCCTCTCCTTCAGCAGGGGATTGGAATGATCCCAACGATGGGCAATCACGACGCATCCAGTCAGAAAGGGGCCTCTCAGTACGTGTTTGCAAGAGAACGCCATCAGGCGGAACGCTTTTGGGAACGACAAAAGAGCCGGCTAGGGCTCGAGTTCATCGATGCGAAGCAGTACCCATTTCAGTTCAGCGTTCAACAACCTGGCTTGTTTGTCGTCGTGATTGATGCCTCTTCCGCCAAGGTTGATCGAGCTCAACGGCAATGGCTTGAGCAAGCACTGGCCTCAGAGTCCAGATCTTCCGACGATTGCTGTGTGGTGATGGGACACCTCCCCCTGACCGCCATCAGCCAGGGTCGGGATCGTGCCGGTGAGTGCATCGAAGACGCCATGCACCTCACCGATTTGATGCAACGCCATCGTGTAGACCTCTATCTCTCAGGACATCACCACGCCTGGTATCCAGGCGAACTCAAAGGGCAGCGACTGCTGAGCCTTGGTGCCATGGGAAACGGACCTCGTCGATTGCTAGGGACGCAACGCACATCTGATCCGAGCCTCACACTGCTTGATCTTTTTCCAGCCACAAAAACAGTTCTTGAAACCACATTTAGCCTGAAAACATTGGAGCCCATCAGTCTTAACTCCCTACCAAAGCAGTTGAGCTCAAAATCGTTTCCAACTTTGGATCGGCGTGAAACCAGCTGGTCCTATGGCTCCTAA
- a CDS encoding PfkB family carbohydrate kinase has protein sequence MPSLPADLTLAVVGHLEWVTFLAVNELPSPGQISRAHRSLEEPAGAGAVVAVQLARLTGQKVAFFTALGKDEIGARSAARLRELGVNPIIAWREQPTRRGISLVDRSSDRAITVIGERLTPIADDPLPWELLAHCAGVFVSATDSEGLKLARAAKVLTATPRLRLPILQKAGVSLDALIGSNLDPGERIEEGALTPEPTLRIATEGERGGLLVPGGRFEAQPLPGPLAETYGCGDSFAAGVTAGLAAGWTTTEAIKLGAQCGAACATHFGPYP, from the coding sequence ATGCCATCACTCCCTGCTGACCTCACTCTTGCTGTTGTCGGGCACCTCGAATGGGTCACCTTCCTTGCCGTCAATGAGCTGCCGTCGCCTGGGCAAATCAGCCGTGCCCATCGCTCCCTCGAAGAACCAGCCGGAGCTGGAGCCGTGGTGGCTGTTCAACTTGCCAGGCTCACGGGGCAAAAAGTGGCCTTCTTCACGGCCCTTGGCAAGGATGAAATCGGCGCAAGAAGTGCAGCACGCCTTCGCGAGTTGGGAGTCAACCCAATCATTGCCTGGCGTGAGCAACCCACCCGCCGCGGTATCAGCTTGGTGGATCGCAGCAGCGATCGTGCGATCACGGTCATTGGAGAACGACTGACGCCCATTGCTGATGATCCATTGCCCTGGGAGCTCCTCGCCCATTGCGCTGGGGTGTTTGTCTCAGCGACCGATTCTGAGGGCCTAAAGCTGGCACGCGCAGCCAAGGTATTAACGGCAACGCCCCGCCTTCGCCTACCCATTCTTCAAAAGGCAGGAGTCAGTCTCGATGCCTTAATCGGAAGCAATCTCGATCCAGGCGAGAGAATCGAAGAGGGTGCACTCACCCCAGAGCCAACCCTGCGGATTGCCACAGAAGGAGAGAGGGGGGGGCTCCTCGTCCCAGGAGGACGATTTGAAGCCCAACCTCTCCCAGGCCCCCTTGCGGAAACCTACGGATGCGGGGACAGCTTTGCCGCTGGAGTTACAGCCGGACTCGCCGCTGGATGGACCACAACAGAAGCCATCAAGCTTGGAGCCCAGTGCGGAGCGGCCTGTGCAACTCACTTTGGGCCCTACCCCTAA
- the katG gene encoding catalase/peroxidase HPI codes for MSDLKCPFSGHTGATTLAGHTGNQQWWPNQIDLRILHQHHPSANPLGEDFDYATAFSTLNFEALKADLHTLMRDSQEWWPADWGHYGALFIRMAWHSAGTYRIGDGRGGAGHGNQRFAPLNSWPDNTNLDKARRLLWPIKRKYGNSISWADLIILTGTIALESMGFQTFGFAGGRTDIWEPEDDVFWGKETHWLADERHDEAGTLDQPLAAVEMGLIYVNPEGPHGNPDPIASGKDVRDTFARMGMNPEETVALVAGGHTFGKCHGAATADHLGPEPEGTELEAQGLGWSNRFQTGKAEHTITSGIEGAWKPHPTRWDQGYFQMMFTYEWELTKSPAGAWQWVAKDVQPEHMIPDAHVAGKVSAPIMTTADLSLRHDPIMEPIARRFHHDQEAFADAFSRAWFKLTHRDLGPRALYLGPDVPSEIQIWQDPIPAVDHPLINATEIAALKQQILETNLSVQDLVSTAWASASTFRSSDRRGGANGGRVRLSPQSSWDVNNPETLKRVITELESIQDSFRHASPDGKHVSIADLIVLAGGTAIEKAAADGGHPVTVPFHPGRGDAGEEQTDSASFNALKPLADGFRNWKRADLAIRDEELLLDKAQLLSLSAPEMTVLVAGLRVLGANTNGNQQGVFTQRLGVLSTDFFTNLLDMNTAWTPTNKTDSASFNALKPLADGFRNWKRADLAIRDEE; via the coding sequence ATGTCTGATCTGAAATGCCCCTTTAGTGGGCACACAGGGGCTACAACGCTTGCTGGACACACTGGCAATCAACAGTGGTGGCCAAACCAGATCGACCTCAGGATCCTGCATCAACACCATCCATCGGCGAATCCACTTGGAGAGGACTTCGATTACGCCACAGCGTTCTCAACGCTGAATTTTGAAGCGCTCAAAGCTGACCTCCACACCCTGATGAGGGATTCCCAGGAGTGGTGGCCAGCCGACTGGGGGCACTACGGCGCATTATTCATCCGTATGGCCTGGCACAGCGCAGGTACCTACCGGATTGGCGATGGCCGTGGCGGTGCGGGCCACGGCAATCAACGCTTTGCACCCCTGAACAGCTGGCCTGACAACACCAACCTGGATAAAGCGCGACGGTTGCTCTGGCCGATCAAACGCAAGTACGGCAACAGCATTTCTTGGGCCGATTTGATCATTCTCACTGGAACCATCGCTCTGGAATCGATGGGGTTTCAGACCTTTGGGTTTGCAGGGGGCCGCACCGACATTTGGGAACCGGAAGACGACGTGTTCTGGGGGAAAGAAACCCATTGGCTTGCCGACGAACGTCACGACGAGGCAGGAACACTCGACCAGCCACTTGCAGCGGTGGAAATGGGGTTGATTTATGTCAACCCCGAAGGACCTCATGGCAATCCTGATCCGATCGCATCAGGCAAAGACGTGCGAGACACCTTTGCCCGAATGGGCATGAATCCAGAAGAAACCGTTGCGCTCGTAGCAGGTGGACACACATTTGGGAAATGCCATGGGGCGGCAACCGCCGACCATCTGGGCCCTGAACCAGAAGGAACCGAACTGGAAGCCCAAGGTCTGGGATGGAGCAATCGTTTCCAAACAGGGAAAGCGGAGCACACCATCACCAGTGGCATTGAAGGTGCTTGGAAACCCCATCCCACCCGCTGGGATCAGGGCTATTTCCAAATGATGTTCACCTACGAATGGGAACTCACGAAAAGTCCAGCTGGGGCATGGCAATGGGTCGCGAAAGACGTTCAACCAGAGCACATGATTCCCGATGCACACGTTGCTGGGAAGGTTTCGGCTCCAATCATGACCACTGCCGATCTCTCCCTGCGGCATGACCCGATCATGGAGCCGATTGCCCGTCGATTCCACCACGATCAGGAGGCCTTTGCCGATGCCTTTTCTCGCGCCTGGTTCAAACTGACCCATCGAGATTTAGGTCCTCGCGCGTTGTATCTAGGCCCCGATGTGCCGAGCGAGATCCAGATCTGGCAAGACCCCATCCCAGCGGTGGATCACCCACTCATCAACGCAACTGAGATTGCGGCACTCAAACAACAAATCCTTGAGACCAATCTCAGCGTCCAAGACCTGGTCTCTACGGCTTGGGCCTCAGCCTCCACATTTCGCAGTTCGGACCGAAGGGGCGGCGCCAATGGTGGTCGAGTCCGACTGTCACCGCAGTCCAGCTGGGACGTCAACAACCCAGAAACACTGAAGCGGGTGATCACAGAGCTTGAGAGCATTCAAGACTCCTTCCGTCACGCTTCTCCTGACGGCAAACATGTTTCCATTGCCGACTTGATCGTGCTTGCTGGAGGTACAGCGATCGAGAAAGCAGCAGCCGATGGTGGACACCCTGTCACGGTGCCCTTTCACCCAGGTCGAGGCGATGCGGGTGAGGAACAAACCGACAGCGCCTCATTCAATGCTCTCAAACCTCTTGCTGACGGCTTCAGAAATTGGAAACGAGCCGACCTAGCAATACGCGATGAGGAGTTGTTGTTGGACAAAGCCCAACTTCTCTCGCTCAGTGCTCCAGAGATGACAGTTCTGGTGGCAGGGCTACGCGTGCTGGGTGCCAACACCAACGGCAACCAGCAGGGCGTCTTCACTCAGAGACTTGGGGTGCTCAGCACAGATTTCTTCACCAATCTGCTCGACATGAATACAGCTTGGACTCCCACCAACAAAACCGACAGCGCCTCATTCAATGCTCTCAAACCTCTTGCTGACGGCTTCAGAAATTGGAAACGAGCCGACCTAGCAATACGCGATGAGGAGT